A single window of Panulirus ornatus isolate Po-2019 chromosome 52, ASM3632096v1, whole genome shotgun sequence DNA harbors:
- the LOC139765022 gene encoding uncharacterized protein isoform X2 codes for MKTVLMLALAAVAAALPTPDAKPDADPGLYAYTYPNFLTYSYKTVGGVGFPYSFGYSYGYPFGYGFPYGYPWVVSPAASDAVAEA; via the exons ATGAAGACTGTG CTGATGCTTGCACTGGCCGCCGTGGCTGCTGCCCTACCTACCCCTGATGCCAAGCCAGACGCTGATCCAGGACTGTACGCCTACACTTACCCAAACTTCCTCACTTACTCCTACAAGACTGTCGGGG GTGTTGGATTCCCCTACTCCTTCGGCTACTCTTACGGCTATCCGTTCGGCTATGGCTTCCCTTACGGCTACCCCTGGGTGGTGAGTCCCGCTGCTTCTGACGCCGTGGCTGAAGCATAG
- the LOC139765022 gene encoding uncharacterized protein isoform X1, which yields MKTVLMLALAAVAAALPTPDAKPDADPGLYAYTYPNFLTYSYKTVGGKVPASTSPLVYSYPGVGFPYSFGYSYGYPFGYGFPYGYPWVVSPAASDAVAEA from the exons ATGAAGACTGTG CTGATGCTTGCACTGGCCGCCGTGGCTGCTGCCCTACCTACCCCTGATGCCAAGCCAGACGCTGATCCAGGACTGTACGCCTACACTTACCCAAACTTCCTCACTTACTCCTACAAGACTGTCGGGGGTAAGGTCCCCGCTAGTACCTCTCCTTTAGTCTACAGTTACCCTG GTGTTGGATTCCCCTACTCCTTCGGCTACTCTTACGGCTATCCGTTCGGCTATGGCTTCCCTTACGGCTACCCCTGGGTGGTGAGTCCCGCTGCTTCTGACGCCGTGGCTGAAGCATAG